In Pseudomonas alcaliphila JAB1, a single window of DNA contains:
- a CDS encoding integrase arm-type DNA-binding domain-containing protein gives MPLKDTNCRNAKPQDKPYRLYDEQGLYLEVQPNGGRYWRLKYRFLGKEKRLALGVYPEVGLQEARRKRDDARVQLAGGQDPSLQRRMAKVVSQLDHQHTFESVATQWLSIRESSWDPEYTRTVRQRLELNAYPWLGKLPISSISTPMLVENLQRIIKRGARETARRVAQIYKQIFEFAEAAGITPPNQIGNLSRTLPAKRVKHFAAVTDPEKLGALLKALDSYSGTMPVCCALKLAPLLFCRPGDLRHMEWSEVNLDAGEWLIPGHKMKGLTVTKQDRPDHLVPLSQQAIAVLRELKPLTGRHRYAFPSARGGDRPMSNNAVLSALRRMDISGDEMTGHGFRATARTIGAEVLGFRPDLLEHQLAHTVKNPLGRAYDRTSFLPERRDMMQTWADYLDSIKTECALMSSAGPFKPVQAPSLRINTG, from the coding sequence ATGCCCCTGAAAGACACCAACTGCCGTAACGCCAAGCCCCAGGACAAGCCATACCGCCTGTACGACGAACAAGGTTTGTACCTTGAAGTGCAGCCCAACGGAGGCCGTTACTGGCGCTTGAAGTACCGCTTTCTGGGAAAGGAAAAGCGCTTGGCGCTTGGTGTTTATCCTGAGGTTGGCCTACAGGAGGCCCGGCGCAAGCGTGATGACGCTCGTGTTCAGCTTGCCGGCGGCCAAGACCCTTCGCTGCAAAGGCGTATGGCCAAGGTGGTCAGCCAGCTTGATCACCAGCACACGTTTGAGTCGGTTGCCACGCAGTGGCTGAGTATTCGCGAGTCATCCTGGGATCCGGAATACACCCGCACGGTGCGGCAGCGCCTTGAGCTCAATGCCTATCCCTGGCTGGGAAAACTCCCGATCAGCAGCATCAGCACGCCCATGCTGGTCGAAAACCTGCAGCGCATCATCAAGCGCGGCGCTCGCGAGACGGCGCGTCGTGTTGCCCAGATTTACAAACAGATCTTCGAGTTCGCCGAAGCTGCCGGCATCACCCCACCCAACCAGATCGGGAATCTCTCGCGTACTCTCCCAGCCAAGCGGGTGAAACACTTTGCTGCCGTGACCGACCCTGAAAAGCTCGGCGCCCTGCTTAAAGCACTGGACAGCTACAGCGGAACGATGCCTGTTTGTTGTGCGTTAAAACTGGCTCCGTTGCTGTTCTGCCGCCCCGGAGACCTTCGACACATGGAATGGTCGGAGGTCAATCTGGATGCTGGCGAATGGCTGATTCCCGGCCACAAGATGAAAGGGCTCACTGTCACCAAACAGGATCGCCCGGATCATTTGGTTCCCCTAAGCCAGCAAGCAATCGCTGTTCTGCGCGAGCTGAAACCACTCACCGGCAGACATCGGTACGCCTTCCCCTCGGCACGAGGAGGCGACCGGCCGATGTCCAACAATGCCGTACTTAGTGCGTTACGCCGCATGGACATCAGCGGCGACGAGATGACGGGGCATGGCTTTCGTGCGACCGCGAGAACCATAGGTGCTGAGGTACTGGGGTTTCGCCCAGACCTCCTGGAGCATCAGCTTGCTCACACGGTAAAAAATCCGCTGGGACGTGCATACGACCGAACCTCATTTCTGCCAGAGCGGCGCGACATGATGCAGACATGGGCCGACTATTTGGACTCGATAAAAACTGAATGCGCGCTCATGTCATCAGCCGGCCCCTTCAAGCCAGTACAAGCACCATCGCTTCGCATCAATACGGGCTGA